DNA sequence from the Juglans microcarpa x Juglans regia isolate MS1-56 chromosome 5S, Jm3101_v1.0, whole genome shotgun sequence genome:
CTGTACTAATAGATTACAGAGATGAGCCTGAAATTAGTTCCATGATAAAGTTCTAGCAGCTCTTAACTTGCTCATCCTTCCTCAGATTCCTCCATAGGTACCTCCCGCTGGCCATGTCAACGAACACCCAGAAGCATTCTTGAATCGTCTGAAGTTGAAGAACATCAAAGTCAGggcaaagaaacaaaaaagaaaagcagcACAATAATGAACgaacaaaaaacataaaagcatgttgaaaatttaaaaaacagaaaaacaaaaaaccaaacgAATGGTATACCTTTTTAAGATTAAATTCTGGTTTATCTATCGTTGACGTTTTGTCAAGTGTAATGTCCTCTAAAATCTTGTCCGTCTGGGGCGAAGAATGAACTGTCCTCCATGCAAAATATGCAGCTAGGAGTGCCGAGAAAAACACCAAGATGAACCTCATGGGACACATTTCTTTCAGAAGCCGGAAAGGGAAAATCTTCCGTGCcgtttgatgagagagagagagagagagatgaatggGCTGAAGATTATGACAAAAGCTTCGTAATTTTTCACTGGGGAGATTTCAAacagagaaaaggaaaaggaacgAAAAGCTTTGTGCTTTAGGAGGGTAATATAGATATGTCTGGAATGCGGAAAACGCGTAGCTGGTGATAGATCGTAGAAGTTTCTTTAtatgtaaaatgaaaagaaagaggaagctTTATTTGACTGGGTGTGGTGCGGGGCCGGCCTGTGGGCCATGGCTTACAATGTCAACAGCGGTAGGCCACCTGCTACAATTGCAACGAACAAATTTGTTCTAGGTTGGAGTATGCACACAACATTTCTCTCTCCAAAATCTATCATCATCCTcattcattattcatattattGTTGTAAAAATTAAACCGTTCAACtcgagaaaaaaattgataagaACGATTCAGATTGTtgtacaaatattattaaaatggtTGCGTTGATTTTCCAACCCATAGTGCGTTAGATGGTCGGTTTTCTATCTGTCGATTCAGTCATTCTATGGATCGGTGCGAATGCACATCTTTTATGCTACGCTGTTTTGtaagggaaagaaaaattatttatatatttatgagaaataatagttacaatCGTGTGTAAgtatcatataattaattttaaaaaaataaataaatacgagacttatataaaaataaataaatattttaatagacgattctactctttttcaaaatgaatacactctataattgtatataacattattctatatttaattttcatgtaaaatactatataataattaaaagaaatcacACAATAAACAGTGTCAACACACAACACACCAAATTTAACAATAAGAAAATACTATTTAATCTCTCCAAtgtactttaaaaaattatcgttctaatattttaatttttttttagtagttttttttttatgaaaacaactcatttcattaatgaatcGAAATTACAACAGTGACTTattaatacatgaaaaaatttagattacaagccaaactacGCATCAACTCTGGAGCTTCTCTACACATAAATTCTTTTGTAGCgaacattgtcttaacttctcaaCAAACTCTCTCCTAACAGAGAAAGTGTTTTGTAAACAGAACTTAAAGACCCCTCTATTCTCTCATGGAGGAAAAGTACGGGACCTTGCTATAGATACtaaatccaatagcctatttctattttattaaatactaaaataacaaaaaaaatacaaataaaacatattaacaatTAACAACTACTAACTAACAACTAAACTACAGAACTACAAGAACCAATGTGACTTTGGACGTCATGCCCACCACAACATCGGCATCTTGAGCCCTGACGGCACGAGTACCCAGCTCATACATGGACACAAATAGCCTTCACTACAGAGGTAGCACCTACGCGCGAGCACTGGTTGTATATTATCACCAGCCGTAACATCGCCCACTACTCTCGAATAGCTCTTGTCTCGGATTGCGTCCGATCCAAAGACTCAACACCTCACTCGGGtcaataaaagaacaaaagaatagaaaaacaAACAGCAATAAAAACACTGAAATagaacaacaaagaaacagaaaaacaaaaatggatgAACAGTGCACGATGCCTCAACACTAGTCAGTTGGGGAGGAAAGCTGACGGTCAATCTTGGAAGTTCCAGAGTCAGGGAGTACTGAGAAGCCGAGCATGGCGTCGATTGAGGGCTCCACGGTAGCGCGTGTTGGGCACGCGTCGACTAGATCCGGAACTTCGTCCCGCACATGCAGGCTACGCTCCACTTCAATGAACATCGTatttggtggtcttgaagatcggcggctAGGCATCATCCCGGTGGGGTGCATGTAGAAGGACGACAACTATGGGTataaccggttcggtccggtccggttttggataaaatctagaatcgaaccggtatgtactggtttttcatttttcaaaaccgattacgccccggttaccctcctaaatctGTACATccagttttaaaattaaaaaataaaaaaaattaaatataaattagatagtaaataaatagtagtagaTAGTAATCTTTTCATTATTCTCCGCATAAAAGGTTTTTTGTAAGTCATTGCCCGACAAGGGAAGCTGTCACCAACTCCAGACCTCCAAGGCTTCACACTCCACAAGGGTAGCAAAGCAGAACAAAAATCAGATTCTGACCCAAACGAACAAACCACATGGGATCGCCACAGGGTCGAATCCCCGAACTAAGGAAGGACTCGGTAACGAATCGGTGGGTCATATTCTCACCGGCTAGGGCTAAGAGACCTTCCGATTTCAAGTCCAAATCCCCTACCACCACCCAAACCCAACAGCAGCAGGACTGCCCCTTCTGCCTCGGCCACGAGCACCAGTGCGCTCCCGAGATCTTCCGGGTCCCCCCTAGCTCCGGCCCTCACTGGAAGATCAGGGTTATCGAGAATCTCTACCCGGCTCTCAGCCGGACTCTCGCTGACCCCTCTGCCCAATACCCTATCCTTaacccaaaccctaaccctGGCTCCGGTGTTAAGGTTTTGGGAGGGTTTGGGTTTCATGATGTAGTGATCGAGACCCCAGTTCACTCGGTTCAACTTTCGGATTTGTCCCCCCAGGAGGTCGGCGAGGTTCTTCTCGCTTACAAGAAGCGGATCGAGCAGCTTTCCACCCACGACTCCATTAAATTTGTGCAGGTTTTGGCCGTgctaaaaaattctaaatttatgaGATTTATGGTTTTGCACATTTTTTGTGCCGactctctttttgttttgaaaatgagataaatgagAAAACTGTGAATAACAGTAAaatggtttataaatagtaatgaaataatttgtgaatataaataaaatggtttgtgaaatgttagtaaaataatttgagttaaaatgttttgttgaattttaggaaaggagaaaagttaaataaaaatattataattttaaaatattgttagaatataatttttaatataatttttattttagaatttaaaaacaatggaattgtttttgtgttttgtttgaaaatttgaaaaagttgtaataattaggtaatggtATAATGAAAacgttgaaaatttgaaagtgaaaagtgtttatgtttgagaagtaaattatgaaaaatttgagATGAGACGATTTGGATTCTCAAATGGGGTCTTAATCcatgttttttatttgtagaTGGTCTTGTATGAAGTTCTGTATGAGAGAACTTTTAGGAGTAACAATACATAAGAAGTCCTTGGAGGAGTTGTAGGGCTTAAAAAGTGTGAAGGAGAGAGCACTATCTGAAGAAGAGAAGCTACAGAAAAACCATGTGAGTATTGATTAGGGCTAAAAACCAAGACTATCCAAAATCAAAACCGCACCGATAGTTTTTTAAGGAGGTGGTGCCGATCGAAACCTGCCGATTAAGGGGGAGAAAACCGGCGACGTCGGTCTCGTTGTGATTCCGGTCGGTTCGCCGGTTTTCAATTGATTATGCAAACACACACAAAGTTACAAACCTAGAAAATGATCAAGGTCCAAAACTCAATCACGATTCCCGAttgtaaaatttcaaaataaacaaactcacaaaatcaaaatcataccAATATAGACATATGGACTTCGGAGTCATGGATGTTGGACATAGAGATTTGCcaagggagagtgagagagactgAGATTGGACACGAGCTTCAGAGATGACATCGAGGCGAGGTGGATCTCACCGGCGGCATGAAACAGGAGAGATGATGTGCGGTTGCCGACTTGTGAGAGAGTCTGAAAGAGAaactgagaaagagagaatctGGAGAAGGAGAAAGAGGGGAAGGGGTAATAAACCCTAAatccaaacgacgtcgtttggtgTATTAAACCTAACGGCGTtgtttcatattattttttttctaaacctCAGGTGTAAAACGACACCGTTTAATTTAACGGCGTCATTTTAagcaagatatatataaaaaatatatatttgctatCGGCCGATTCGGCGATTTGACATTGGTTTAAACTGGAACCGAACCGGCCGACGTTGGTTTTACCAAATTCCTACCACCGGCCAATCGGTTCTCCACCGGTTCCGGCCGGTTCCTAACTCCGAAAGCCAGTTCTCGACTCCGACAGCTGGTTCCCATCAGTGACAACCAGTTTGATCGGTTCCTGTACACCCCTATTATTGATCTTGAAAGGGTAGTGGACCTTTTATGATATATCACATAGAAAACCCCGCCATCATCCTTCACCCAAACGCTAAGGCACTGACCGGTGTGTGACACTCAGGTAAGACAACCCGGCACCACCATAGACAAGACCGATAGGCTCTGGCGACTCCGCTGAAGGCACTCTGGCTTCGTTCCTCCCTCCAGCGACCTAGAGTTTCTTAGGATCCTTTTGGTTTCATCGACAATTGCAAATACCCACCATCGCCACAGACAATTGCAAATACCCACCATCGCCACAGACAATTGCAAATACCCACCATCGCCACGGACAAGACCGACGGGCTCAGGTGACTCCTCTGAGGGCACTCCGGTGTCAGTCCTCCCTCCGACGATTGGGATTTTCTCAGGAAACCGCTCCTTTGGTTTCTTTGACACAGATCTGGTGTAGTCTAGCATCAAACCTACCTCAGATCTGCATAACATTTTTTCTCCTTGAGATGATGATGCGAGATGATCCTATGATTTGCAATCAAAGGATGACGACGCGTGACACGGAATTGTCTCAGATGGAAGGTGAGAGGTGGTTGAAGgtggaataaaaaactttcatttttacGAAAGATGGAGGAAATAGCTTTCGCATCTCTAAACGTAGTAAAAGGATTGCTAAGTTCATGTGTCTATGTGGGACAACAACTTCATGGGTTGCTAAGGGGATAAAGGATTGTTTAGAATTCCTCTGTCACGATGGATTATTCAGGGAGTTAAGGATGGGCAATGGAGTTCTCATCGTTCAACATCATATTAACGCAAGGGGCAGTTTTTTGCAACTCTTAGAATTTCGGAATGGAAGGAGGTAATGATTGTTGCTGATCCCTGAAGGCGCAAATGACATCAGATGGAAAGGTTTTATGCATTCCATTCGAAGTGTCACTGGGTCCAAAGCCTGTGTTCTGAAGCATGCAAACAGAGGagagtttgttgatggaaagaCAGTGGGAAGGCCTTTCTCGGTCAAAGGTGCCTCATACGCCTCTGTTGAGGTCCCCGTCGTGTATCCCGTCTGAGAATAGCTTTGCAGTGAAAGGAAATGGTAAGGCACTTGTAGGAAACAAAGGTTGTCAGGTGACATTGAGAGAAGTGGAGGGTAAGCACTATGTGTTGCATGATGGAACAGGTGCCTCTGTCGAGTGTTTGAGGGTGGGAGAAGTGGAGGGGGGCTTGTGGGCTGTCAGAGCTCAATTGACAGGAATTATGGAGTATGTGAGAGATCTTATaattaaagtggataaggggTTGGACCTGGTCTTGGTTGAAAACGGACGCCACCGCGCCCCCGGGGGGGGTTAGATCCTACGGGTCTAAAGTCCTCAAGTTCGTTGGAAAAGGGCATTTTGATGCCGTCATAGATAGGGTTGTCGGACTTCGACATCACTGTTCATACTAGTGTCACTCAGGAGTCAGGACATCGGCAGCTTGTCGTCTGACTGCCCTCAGTCAGCAATTGCAAATGGGGTTGGTACCTTTTTTCAAGGTTCACTTTTATTTGAAGATGGGGGTCCTTCTAGGGTTTTGAGTACTTTGGAAGAAGTAGACGAGCCTATTTCAGAATATGAAAATGGGGTAACagaaggtagtgcttcccctaCCTGTTCTATGCCTCCTGAGGGAGCAATAAGTTCTGACAAAGTGGCACAAAAAGGGTCGTCGAGGGGTGGAACACCTACAAGCAATGTTCTCTTCAATGGAACAATGACACCTTTGCCGGAGGTGAAGGAACTTTTAATGGTGACAACAACAATATAGCTGTTGAGGAGGTTCGGGATTTGATGGCGGGATATGGTGAggaggaaattatgggtttgtcgttggtgccttgtAAGGAGGAATGTTTAGGGTCGAGAGTGCAGTTGGGAactgtgtctggggataatgttttcctggtttctcttcctccaataaacaatttaacggGTTCACCATCGGATTGGGTTCTGCTTaaggttaacgagattcagcattGTGGGGGGATTTCCTATGAAGGATGTGAAtaccaatttaaaacacaactcactgcgattgaggcgGGCCACTCGCTAGAAACCAAATCAAGATTTAAGAAAAGCATGGAGTTAAAGCGTCTTttttgggcaatcaactacgatgctaaAGGAGGTAGTTCAAGCCGAGGGAAGACTAAAGGGAGGGCCTTATGAAGTCATCTTCGTAGAGGGAGTTTCGGGTAGAGTATTAGTCTTACGGAAAACAAGGGATTGGGGTTGGGGACGTGTGTTCTATTCcattcgggcttggtgtattttggatagatttttaattttcacgGGCTTATTAGTCATTAGGGACTCTCTAGTATGGGTTAGGTGTTTTTTTGTATtcgtccagtgtacttggttactcctattgttattaatatatataatatttttacttagaaaaacaatacatacataaacaaataaatacttTTGCATTTGAGCTGTAGCTGGATTGTATTTACGTGTGCATGCCCATGGGTGTATTTTCTTCTATCCTTTTGCAATTGAATGAAGTTTTATCTGACAGGGAATGGGCTTCTTTGTTTGAAGGTGTTTAAAAACCATGGTGCTTCAGCTGGGGCGTCTATGAGCCACTCTCACAGTCAGATACTAGCTCTTCCAGTTGTTCCTGCCGATGTATCTGCTCGACTTGACAGTATGAATGGGTTTTTCCATGAGACAGGGAAATGCAGTATTTGTGAAGTGGGAGTGGAAGACCTCTTGATTGATGAATCGACCCATTTTTTTGCGATTGTTCCATTTGCTGCTACTTTTCCTTTTGAGATATGGATTATTCCCCGCCATCACTCTTCTCACTTTCATGAACTGGATGGTGCAAAGGTAATGCTCAAGTGCCATATGGTTTGAGTTATTTTTGGAGCTTGCTTGAACTGATTTTGGGTTGATATAGGCTTCGATTAGGTTGTATGGCTTGGTGTAATTGAATAATGTAGCTTTAGGGTCCatttggatatttagaatatcttagtatatttgtgaataacagtaaaataatttgacttaagatgttttattgagttttagaaaatgagaaagaaaaagttgaataaaaatattataaagttataaaaacttgtttgagtataatttttaatattatttttgttttgaaatttgaaaaagtagtattttttttttttgtgttttgtttgagagtttggaAGAGTTGTAATgcttaagtaataattagatgaaaaagttaaaaatttgaaattgaaatagtTAAGTTTGGgagagtgatgtttggaaatgaatatttaagaatatatgagaatatttaaGAACAGTTGTGTTGTCAAACAGACCTTTAATGTTTTAGTAGAAGGCtgataaaagaagaaagaaaagttgAATGGAAATATAGTTGGCATCACAGGGATGGTTACATTAATCGGCCTTTAAAGAACTCTGTAAGCTCTTTTACATATGAATCTATGTGATTTGGAAACAACTCGTAGCAGcatcaatttcatttcaaacatgACAGTGGAACATGTTGGATAGATTAGGAAGAATATCAGCAAGCCATAGTTTCTATGttaattttctcttctttctttctttctttcttttttttttttttttttggggggggggggggggggaggggtgtTAAAGAAAGTGTAGCAGCTATACTTGGAACCCAGTAATTTGGGTTGTAGTTTTGATGCCTATCGATTATGATCACAACTAAAGTAAGGGATCTTTGATTATTAGATTAGCCTGGACTAGTCTCGCTGCGTGCACAACTTTTTTAACCTTGTATCATAGGTTAAGAACCTCACGTCATAGCTGCTGATATGTAGCTTATTCGTGATTTTCTGAGACTTTTATAAACTGTTTGATGTGCACTTCTGCAGGCAGTTGATCTTGGTGGTTTACTGAAACTCATGCTTCGGAAGATATCATTACAGTTGAACAATCCACCATTCAATTTTATGATTCACACCTCACCACTTCGGGTTACCAATTCAGAGTTACCTTACACACATTGGTTTTTACAGataattcctcaattaactgtGGTAGCAGGGTTTGAAATCGGAACTGGGTGTCATATAAATCCTGTATTCCCAGAAGATGCTGCCAAAGTTCTAAGGGAAGTACAAAACTCGGAATAGGGAATTAATACAAACAGTAACAAGCATTGTCTTCGGATGTTCgctatatgtaattatatatgtgtGCGCGCACTCTCGCAACTACCACTTTTATATTTAACCGTAGGAAATAATCTTCACTACAACCATGTATTTTAAGTGAGAATTCCCATGGTACTTTCATGTACGTATGTTCCATCCCTTGGGCCAATCAAAGTCAGTCAcgtttttaccactttgcctttgCATGGTATTAAacaaattgagggcaaagttgcaAAGTGACGAGATTAGAGTGTTTTGCTTGGAAGCTTCCTATGATATTTTCATGACTTTATGTATGCTTCATCCCTGTATCAATCTCAGTCACATTTTTACCACTAAATCCATCGAGTACAAAGTTGTAAAGTTATAAGTTAGGGGTCTTTTTTATGGTATTTTCATGACTTTTTATGCTAATACCTGTTGGAATTTCGCTAATAAAATTGGTACAACAAATATCATTTGACTTACATTTGTTAAGTCATGTGTGTGGCACGTATATAACATTAAACATTGTTAAAATAGCATAAAAAGTACTTAGaaagtaaaacatttaaataaaaggctaaaaattaaaatagttacGAAAACAATCAAAATTCCAGTAAGTGTGGGCCCTTGGTAGATGTTAGGGGTATTGGCGCaaacaagaaacaaataaagtttgatttttattGCCATAAATTGAGTGATACGGAAGAAatataaagtttgaaaataaactttatgCTCCCGTTAGTTGAAaactttttggtttttatttttttaaacatttttttagttttcttaatcattaaaaaaatacacaacttcattaataattacttccttaatcattaagtaattAGGGTTTAGGATTGAGGGGGCAAAATCATGAGGTAatctagcatttttttttttaatgggtgctcgaattacaatatttaaaatattacatcaACAAGCTCTCAAAATATTATCATGTGCACAATTTGTTACGAAATAAGTATTAAGATCTggttatataatttgttttagtcATTTTTACAAAGTTTGATCATTATGATTATGTTATATCAATCGTTTTTCGTCCatcttatttcttaaaaatagatgaaaagtgatatttgggaaaaaaaaaaaaaaagatataatgcAGTCAGATAATTTGGATAAAGGAGTgacaattaaaagaaaaataagaacttaAAGTAAGCATTGCCTCAAtagttaaaaggaaaattattagTTACTTTGTTGTTTCTATCATATCATTTCctcaatataatattatatatacacattcttATGATAAAACAGGCAGTAAGGCATCATCAACAAGAGAAATACCTTGTGCAAGATGTTCACTCCATCATGGCAAATATAAGATGGGAGATTAGACATGTAAGAAGGAGGGCCAACCAAGTAGCTCATCAGCTAGCCCAGCAAGCACTCCATCAAAGCTATGAGGTTATCGATATTGAGTTTGTCAACCTTTGTATTCGTGCGTTAGTGATGGCTGATAAAAGTAGATCTGGTTTTTGTCCAAGTTTAGTAGATGTAGAACAATCTTTTGTAAATGGTGAAGGTTTTGTAATGTTTGATCATGTCATGAACAATGTAATAGCTGAATGCCACATTGATGGCTTTTGAATGAAGTTTgaggttttcaaaaaaaaaaaaaaagaggcagcTTGGCCTCTACCATTGTGTAGACTAAAATACCCTTCATAGTGATTATATTATCAGTTATAATTTGCAGTAATAAGTGTTATTTATTGTATAGTATCGGTATCTCTCATGTCAGAACTTATTTTAATCGGATTGGTATTTGCAAAAAGCAATTTTCTCtactaattgaatttttttctcgAGATACCCTTTTGTggtatttcttttatatatatatatatatatatataggaaaatagCAATAACATTGAAACAAAGTGCATTACAAATTGTTCTTATCAAGACATAGACCCACCACATTTCAATATTCTCTACATTCCATGCATATCTAGCCAAACGGTATCCAACCTTATTACCCATTCTGTGAACATTTACCACTTTGCACTCTTTAAAGTTTTTCATTAATTGTTATATTTCTTTCAGTAAATTTCCAAAAGCTAAGAAATTATGTCCAAATAGTTGAAGTTCATTAACAAGTAATAAGCTATCACTTTCCATAATCAGTTACGGGATACCCTATTGAATACAAAATTGTAACCCCTTAAGCATAGCTAGAGCTTCAATAGATTTTGGATTTGTCACCTCATTTTCCACTTTACTGCATGATAAAATAACTTCACCCTGTTCATTTCTAAGAACAGCACCCACTCCTGCTTtcctttgataaaaaaatatagcacCATCCACATTCAACTTCAAATATCTTGGTGGATGGGGTTTCCAAAATAGCACAACAACTTTGAGTCTTTATTCACATAGGGTTGCACCTCTTTTTGAGCTTGAGGATTCCATTCGGCGAGCTTTCAAGTTTGTttcttaaagaaataaaacGTCGGGGTCTTCCTTCTTGACAAGGTCTCAAAGGGTCTGAATTCCATATGGTTCCCAAGCCCATGGGAATTTCAGCTTAAAGTTTCCATTAGTCTCGACGGGGCTATAACACAGCCTCTGCCGATACCTTTGAGTTGTTCTCCATCTCGCCTCTTGCATGTCTACTGTTTGAAAAATTCTTCCTCCTGTTGTGTTCGACATCTTCTTCAATCTCGgatatttctctctttcttcttcgttGATTCTCACCTTTTGGATTTTCAATCTAGGCCTCCATATCTTCTTCCaccttctttctctttcattttcggCCTTTTGCAGTTGGGCTGGTGATGAACAATGATAGTGGGCTCTCACTTGTGGTTAagttttgttgttttgaatgTGTCTTTGAGTGGTCCAAACCCATAGACTCATATTATACATTCACAGGCATAGACTCATCTTCCAGATTCTATGT
Encoded proteins:
- the LOC121267872 gene encoding uncharacterized protein LOC121267872 codes for the protein MCPMRFILVFFSALLAAYFAWRTVHSSPQTDKILEDITLDKTSTIDKPEFNLKKTIQECFWVFVDMASGRYLWRNLRKDEQVKSC
- the LOC121267881 gene encoding ADP-glucose phosphorylase isoform X2; translation: MGSPQGRIPELRKDSVTNRWVIFSPARAKRPSDFKSKSPTTTQTQQQQDCPFCLGHEHQCAPEIFRVPPSSGPHWKIRVIENLYPALSRTLADPSAQYPILNPNPNPGSGVKVLGGFGFHDVVIETPVHSVQLSDLSPQEVGEVLLAYKKRIEQLSTHDSIKFVQVFKNHGASAGASMSHSHSQILALPVVPADVSARLDSMNGFFHETGKCSICEVGVEDLLIDESTHFFAIVPFAATFPFEIWIIPRHHSSHFHELDGAKIIPQLTVVAGFEIGTGCHINPVFPEDAAKVLREVQNSE
- the LOC121267881 gene encoding ADP-glucose phosphorylase isoform X1; protein product: MGSPQGRIPELRKDSVTNRWVIFSPARAKRPSDFKSKSPTTTQTQQQQDCPFCLGHEHQCAPEIFRVPPSSGPHWKIRVIENLYPALSRTLADPSAQYPILNPNPNPGSGVKVLGGFGFHDVVIETPVHSVQLSDLSPQEVGEVLLAYKKRIEQLSTHDSIKFVQVFKNHGASAGASMSHSHSQILALPVVPADVSARLDSMNGFFHETGKCSICEVGVEDLLIDESTHFFAIVPFAATFPFEIWIIPRHHSSHFHELDGAKAVDLGGLLKLMLRKISLQLNNPPFNFMIHTSPLRVTNSELPYTHWFLQIIPQLTVVAGFEIGTGCHINPVFPEDAAKVLREVQNSE